From Candidatus Dependentiae bacterium:
TCTTTAGTTCCAAAATTACAATCATTGTATTGCAAATTTACTATTCCCGATGTTTTAAAACAATAACTTCTTGCAAAATTTAAATCTCTGTCTAACTTTACCAAACCATAGTTAAGATCTATATCATTAAGCATTTGTCCATCAAGACCATATATTAATTCCATACCGGGACCGCTTAAAATTACCTTACCCTGCATACTGCCTGAACCATGTAGTTTATTTCCTATACCTGCAACCATGGCATATAATGGCAGCTTACCTTCTTCTATAAAAATTTCTTGATTGCCGGAAAGTAATAATACCGAATCAAGATACCTGGAAGATGTGGTTGCAAATTTAACTCCGTCAAACATAAATTTACAATCATCATAATATGCAGTAGCTCCAGGGGTTACAATCATTTCGGTTGGAGATTGTATAT
This genomic window contains:
- a CDS encoding DUF4017 family protein, with the translated sequence MKIPGRCGCKFNSVKHKFTIIIICSSSRGYNHFGWRLYINGKIAHIKIFLNIKIIVCQSM